A portion of the Homo sapiens chromosome 16, GRCh38.p14 Primary Assembly genome contains these proteins:
- the ZC3H7A gene encoding zinc finger CCCH domain-containing protein 7A isoform X2: MGFHDKVLEDCNIVLSLNASNCKALYRKSKALSDLGRYKKAYDAVAKCSLAVPQDEHVIKLTQELAQKLGFKIRKAYVRAELSLKSVPGDGATKALNHSVEDIEPDLLTPRQEAVPVVSLPAPSFSHEVGSELASVPVMPLTSILPLQVEESALPSAVLANGGKMPFTMPEAFLDDGDMVLGDELDDLLDSAPETNETVMPSALVRGPLQTASVSPSMPFSASLLGTLPIGARYAPPPSFSEFYPPLTSSLEDFCSSLNSFSMSESKRDLSTSTSREGTPLNNSNSSLLLMNGPGSLFASENFLGISSQPRNDFGNFFGSAVTKPSSSVTPRHPLEGTHELRQACQICFVKSGPKLMDFTYHANIDHKCKKDILIGRIKNVEDKSWKKIRPRPTKTNYEGPYYICKDVAAEEECRYSGHCTFAYCQEEIDVWTLERKGAFSREAFFGGNGKINLTVFKLLQEHLGEFIFLCEKCFDHKPRMISKRNKDNSTACSHPVTKHEFEDNKCLVHILRETTVKYSKIRSFHGQCQLDLCRHEVRYGCLREDECFYAHSLVELKVWIMQNETGISHDAIAQESKRYWQNLEANVPGAQVLGNQIMPGFLNMKIKFVCAQCLRNGQVIEPDKNRKYCSAKARHSWTKDRRAMRVMSIERKKWMNIRPLPTKKQMPLQFDLCNHIASGKKCQYVGNCSFAHSPEEREVWTYMKENGIQDMEQFYELWLKSQKNEKSEDIASQSNKENGKQIHMPTDYAEVTVDFHCWMCGKNCNSEKQWQGHISSEKHKEKVFHTEDDQYCWQHRFPTGYFSICDRYMNGTCPEGNSCKFAHGNAELHEWEERRDALKMKLNKARKDHLIGPNDNDFGKYSFLFKDLN, encoded by the exons GGTTTCCATGATAAAGTTTTGGAGGACTGCAATATAGTCCTCAGTTTAAATGCCAGTAACTGCAAAGCTCTGTATCGGAAATCTAAGGCTTTAAGTGATTTAGGAAGATACAAAAAGGCTTACGATGCTGTAGCAAAGTGCTCCTTAGCAGTGCCTCAG gaTGAGCATGTAATAAAACTAACTCAAGAACTAGCTCAGAAATTGggatttaaaataagaaaagcgTATGTCAGAGCTGAG ctcTCATTAAAATCAGTTCCTGGGGATGGGGCTACCAAG GCTTTGAACCATTCTGTGGAAGATATTGAGCCAG ATTTATTAACTCCAAGGCAAGAAGCAGTTCCTGTTGTCTCTTTACCGGCACCCAGTTTTTCTCATGAAGTTGGAAGTGAGCTGGCCTCAGTTCCTGTTATGCCCTTAACTTCTATTTTGCCACTACAAGTGGAAGAGAGCGCTCTGCCATCTGCAGTGCTGGCAAATGGAGGAAAGATGCCCTTCACTATGCCAGAAGCTTTTCTAGATGATGGAGATATGGTCCTTGGAGATGAACTAGATGACCTGCTTGATTCTGCACCTGAAACTAATGAAACTGTTATG CCGTCAGCTTTAGTCAGAGGACCCCTTCAGACAGCCAGTGTCTCTCCTAGCATGCCCTTTTCGGCATCGCTGTTAGGAACCTTACCCATTGGTGCGAGGTATGCTCCTCCACCCTCCTTCTCAGAATTTTATCCACCTTTGACTTCATCCTTAGaagatttttgttcttctttaaattcattttcaatgAGTGAATCCAAACGAG atctGTCCACCTCAACTTCTAGAGAGGGAACACCGCTTAACAACAGTAATTCTTCCCTTTTACTT ATGAATGGACCAGGTAGTTTGTTTGCTTCAGAGAATTTCCTGGGAATTTCAAGTCAGCCTAGAAATGACTTTGGAAACTTTTTTGGAAGTGCAGTTACCAAACCATCTTCATCAGTGACTCCAAGACATCCCCTCGAAGGAACCCATGAATTGAGACAAGCTTGCCAGATCTGTTTTGTAAAATCAG GCCCTAAGTTAATGGATTTCACTTACCATGCTAACATAGATCATAAGTGtaagaaagatattttaatcGGTAGGATAAAGAATGTTGAAGATAAATCATGGAAAAAAATACGTCCAAgaccaacaaaaacaaattatgaaggaccatattatatatgtaaag ATGTTGCTGCTGAGGAGGAATGTAGATATTCAGGCCACTGCACGTTTGCTTATTGCCAAGAGGAGATAGATGTGTGGACACTGGAGCGGAAAGGAGCATTCAGCCGGGAGGCTTTCTTTGGCGGCAATGGAAAGATTAACCTTACTGTGTTCAAACTTCTCCAGGAGCATCTTGGggaatttatattcctttgtgag AAATGTTTTGATCATAAGCCTAGAATgataagtaaaagaaataaagataattctACTGCTTGTTCTCACCCGGTTACAAAGCATGAGTTTGAAGACAATAA GTGCCTTGTCCACATTTTGCGAGAGACAACAGTAAAATACTCCAAAATACGTTCTTTTCATGGTCAGTGTCAGCTTGATTTATGTCGACATGAAGTTCGGTATGGCTGTTTAAGGGAAGATGAGTGCTTTTATGCCCATAGTCTTGTGGAACTGAAAGTCTGGATAATGCAAAATGAAACAG GTATCTCACATGATGCTATTGCTCAAGAGTCTAAACGATATTGGCAGAATTTGGAAGCAAATGTACCTGGAGCGCAG GTACTTGGTAATCAAATAATGCCTGGATTTCTTAATATGAAGATAAAGTTTGTGTGCGCCCAGTGTCTGAGAAACGGTCAAGTCATTGAAccagacaaaaacagaaaatattgtagtgcaaaagcaaGGCATTC GTGGACCAAAGACCGGCGTGCGATGAGAGTGATGTCTATTGAACGTAAGAAGTGGATGAACATCCGTCCTCTCCCCACAAAGAAACAAATGCCTTTACAGTTTGAT CTGTGCAACCATATTGCTTCTGGGAAAAAATGTCAATATGTTGGAAACTGTTCCTTTGCTCATAGTCCTGAGGAAAGAGAAGTTTGGACTTACATGAAGGAGAATGGGA taCAAGATATGGAGCAATTTTACGAACTATGGCTCAAGagtcaaaaaaatgaaaaaagtgaagACATAGCCAGTCAGTCAAacaaggaaaatggaaaacaaattcaCATGCCAACAGATTATGCTGAAGTTACA GTGGACTTTCACTGCTGGATGTGTGGGAAAAACTGCAACAGTGAGAAGCAGTGGCAGGGCCACATCTCCTCCGAGAAGCACAAAGAGAAGGTTTTCCACACCGAGGACGACCAGTACTGCTGGCAGCACCGCTTCCCAACAGGCTATTTCAGTATTTGTGATAG GTATATGAATGGCACCTGCCCAGAAGGAAACAGCTGTAAATTTGCACATGGAAATGCCGAACTTCATGaatgggaagaaagaagagatgcCCTAAAGATGAAGCTCAACAAAGCACGAAAAGATCACTTAATTGGCCCAAATGATAATgactttggaaaatatagttttttgtttAAAGATTTAAACTAA
- the ZC3H7A gene encoding zinc finger CCCH domain-containing protein 7A isoform X5 — translation MNGPGSLFASENFLGISSQPRNDFGNFFGSAVTKPSSSVTPRHPLEGTHELRQACQICFVKSGPKLMDFTYHANIDHKCKKDILIGRIKNVEDKSWKKIRPRPTKTNYEGPYYICKDVAAEEECRYSGHCTFAYCQEEIDVWTLERKGAFSREAFFGGNGKINLTVFKLLQEHLGEFIFLCEKCFDHKPRMISKRNKDNSTACSHPVTKHEFEDNKCLVHILRETTVKYSKIRSFHGQCQLDLCRHEVRYGCLREDECFYAHSLVELKVWIMQNETGISHDAIAQESKRYWQNLEANVPGAQVLGNQIMPGFLNMKIKFVCAQCLRNGQVIEPDKNRKYCSAKARHSWTKDRRAMRVMSIERKKWMNIRPLPTKKQMPLQFDLCNHIASGKKCQYVGNCSFAHSPEEREVWTYMKENGIQDMEQFYELWLKSQKNEKSEDIASQSNKENGKQIHMPTDYAEVTVDFHCWMCGKNCNSEKQWQGHISSEKHKEKVFHTEDDQYCWQHRFPTGYFSICDRYMNGTCPEGNSCKFAHGNAELHEWEERRDALKMKLNKARKDHLIGPNDNDFGKYSFLFKDLN, via the exons ATGAATGGACCAGGTAGTTTGTTTGCTTCAGAGAATTTCCTGGGAATTTCAAGTCAGCCTAGAAATGACTTTGGAAACTTTTTTGGAAGTGCAGTTACCAAACCATCTTCATCAGTGACTCCAAGACATCCCCTCGAAGGAACCCATGAATTGAGACAAGCTTGCCAGATCTGTTTTGTAAAATCAG GCCCTAAGTTAATGGATTTCACTTACCATGCTAACATAGATCATAAGTGtaagaaagatattttaatcGGTAGGATAAAGAATGTTGAAGATAAATCATGGAAAAAAATACGTCCAAgaccaacaaaaacaaattatgaaggaccatattatatatgtaaag ATGTTGCTGCTGAGGAGGAATGTAGATATTCAGGCCACTGCACGTTTGCTTATTGCCAAGAGGAGATAGATGTGTGGACACTGGAGCGGAAAGGAGCATTCAGCCGGGAGGCTTTCTTTGGCGGCAATGGAAAGATTAACCTTACTGTGTTCAAACTTCTCCAGGAGCATCTTGGggaatttatattcctttgtgag AAATGTTTTGATCATAAGCCTAGAATgataagtaaaagaaataaagataattctACTGCTTGTTCTCACCCGGTTACAAAGCATGAGTTTGAAGACAATAA GTGCCTTGTCCACATTTTGCGAGAGACAACAGTAAAATACTCCAAAATACGTTCTTTTCATGGTCAGTGTCAGCTTGATTTATGTCGACATGAAGTTCGGTATGGCTGTTTAAGGGAAGATGAGTGCTTTTATGCCCATAGTCTTGTGGAACTGAAAGTCTGGATAATGCAAAATGAAACAG GTATCTCACATGATGCTATTGCTCAAGAGTCTAAACGATATTGGCAGAATTTGGAAGCAAATGTACCTGGAGCGCAG GTACTTGGTAATCAAATAATGCCTGGATTTCTTAATATGAAGATAAAGTTTGTGTGCGCCCAGTGTCTGAGAAACGGTCAAGTCATTGAAccagacaaaaacagaaaatattgtagtgcaaaagcaaGGCATTC GTGGACCAAAGACCGGCGTGCGATGAGAGTGATGTCTATTGAACGTAAGAAGTGGATGAACATCCGTCCTCTCCCCACAAAGAAACAAATGCCTTTACAGTTTGAT CTGTGCAACCATATTGCTTCTGGGAAAAAATGTCAATATGTTGGAAACTGTTCCTTTGCTCATAGTCCTGAGGAAAGAGAAGTTTGGACTTACATGAAGGAGAATGGGA taCAAGATATGGAGCAATTTTACGAACTATGGCTCAAGagtcaaaaaaatgaaaaaagtgaagACATAGCCAGTCAGTCAAacaaggaaaatggaaaacaaattcaCATGCCAACAGATTATGCTGAAGTTACA GTGGACTTTCACTGCTGGATGTGTGGGAAAAACTGCAACAGTGAGAAGCAGTGGCAGGGCCACATCTCCTCCGAGAAGCACAAAGAGAAGGTTTTCCACACCGAGGACGACCAGTACTGCTGGCAGCACCGCTTCCCAACAGGCTATTTCAGTATTTGTGATAG GTATATGAATGGCACCTGCCCAGAAGGAAACAGCTGTAAATTTGCACATGGAAATGCCGAACTTCATGaatgggaagaaagaagagatgcCCTAAAGATGAAGCTCAACAAAGCACGAAAAGATCACTTAATTGGCCCAAATGATAATgactttggaaaatatagttttttgtttAAAGATTTAAACTAA
- the ZC3H7A gene encoding zinc finger CCCH domain-containing protein 7A isoform X4: MPLTSILPLQVEESALPSAVLANGGKMPFTMPEAFLDDGDMVLGDELDDLLDSAPETNETVMPSALVRGPLQTASVSPSMPFSASLLGTLPIGARYAPPPSFSEFYPPLTSSLEDFCSSLNSFSMSESKRDLSTSTSREGTPLNNSNSSLLLMNGPGSLFASENFLGISSQPRNDFGNFFGSAVTKPSSSVTPRHPLEGTHELRQACQICFVKSGPKLMDFTYHANIDHKCKKDILIGRIKNVEDKSWKKIRPRPTKTNYEGPYYICKDVAAEEECRYSGHCTFAYCQEEIDVWTLERKGAFSREAFFGGNGKINLTVFKLLQEHLGEFIFLCEKCFDHKPRMISKRNKDNSTACSHPVTKHEFEDNKCLVHILRETTVKYSKIRSFHGQCQLDLCRHEVRYGCLREDECFYAHSLVELKVWIMQNETGISHDAIAQESKRYWQNLEANVPGAQVLGNQIMPGFLNMKIKFVCAQCLRNGQVIEPDKNRKYCSAKARHSWTKDRRAMRVMSIERKKWMNIRPLPTKKQMPLQFDLCNHIASGKKCQYVGNCSFAHSPEEREVWTYMKENGIQDMEQFYELWLKSQKNEKSEDIASQSNKENGKQIHMPTDYAEVTVDFHCWMCGKNCNSEKQWQGHISSEKHKEKVFHTEDDQYCWQHRFPTGYFSICDRYMNGTCPEGNSCKFAHGNAELHEWEERRDALKMKLNKARKDHLIGPNDNDFGKYSFLFKDLN; the protein is encoded by the exons ATGCCCTTAACTTCTATTTTGCCACTACAAGTGGAAGAGAGCGCTCTGCCATCTGCAGTGCTGGCAAATGGAGGAAAGATGCCCTTCACTATGCCAGAAGCTTTTCTAGATGATGGAGATATGGTCCTTGGAGATGAACTAGATGACCTGCTTGATTCTGCACCTGAAACTAATGAAACTGTTATG CCGTCAGCTTTAGTCAGAGGACCCCTTCAGACAGCCAGTGTCTCTCCTAGCATGCCCTTTTCGGCATCGCTGTTAGGAACCTTACCCATTGGTGCGAGGTATGCTCCTCCACCCTCCTTCTCAGAATTTTATCCACCTTTGACTTCATCCTTAGaagatttttgttcttctttaaattcattttcaatgAGTGAATCCAAACGAG atctGTCCACCTCAACTTCTAGAGAGGGAACACCGCTTAACAACAGTAATTCTTCCCTTTTACTT ATGAATGGACCAGGTAGTTTGTTTGCTTCAGAGAATTTCCTGGGAATTTCAAGTCAGCCTAGAAATGACTTTGGAAACTTTTTTGGAAGTGCAGTTACCAAACCATCTTCATCAGTGACTCCAAGACATCCCCTCGAAGGAACCCATGAATTGAGACAAGCTTGCCAGATCTGTTTTGTAAAATCAG GCCCTAAGTTAATGGATTTCACTTACCATGCTAACATAGATCATAAGTGtaagaaagatattttaatcGGTAGGATAAAGAATGTTGAAGATAAATCATGGAAAAAAATACGTCCAAgaccaacaaaaacaaattatgaaggaccatattatatatgtaaag ATGTTGCTGCTGAGGAGGAATGTAGATATTCAGGCCACTGCACGTTTGCTTATTGCCAAGAGGAGATAGATGTGTGGACACTGGAGCGGAAAGGAGCATTCAGCCGGGAGGCTTTCTTTGGCGGCAATGGAAAGATTAACCTTACTGTGTTCAAACTTCTCCAGGAGCATCTTGGggaatttatattcctttgtgag AAATGTTTTGATCATAAGCCTAGAATgataagtaaaagaaataaagataattctACTGCTTGTTCTCACCCGGTTACAAAGCATGAGTTTGAAGACAATAA GTGCCTTGTCCACATTTTGCGAGAGACAACAGTAAAATACTCCAAAATACGTTCTTTTCATGGTCAGTGTCAGCTTGATTTATGTCGACATGAAGTTCGGTATGGCTGTTTAAGGGAAGATGAGTGCTTTTATGCCCATAGTCTTGTGGAACTGAAAGTCTGGATAATGCAAAATGAAACAG GTATCTCACATGATGCTATTGCTCAAGAGTCTAAACGATATTGGCAGAATTTGGAAGCAAATGTACCTGGAGCGCAG GTACTTGGTAATCAAATAATGCCTGGATTTCTTAATATGAAGATAAAGTTTGTGTGCGCCCAGTGTCTGAGAAACGGTCAAGTCATTGAAccagacaaaaacagaaaatattgtagtgcaaaagcaaGGCATTC GTGGACCAAAGACCGGCGTGCGATGAGAGTGATGTCTATTGAACGTAAGAAGTGGATGAACATCCGTCCTCTCCCCACAAAGAAACAAATGCCTTTACAGTTTGAT CTGTGCAACCATATTGCTTCTGGGAAAAAATGTCAATATGTTGGAAACTGTTCCTTTGCTCATAGTCCTGAGGAAAGAGAAGTTTGGACTTACATGAAGGAGAATGGGA taCAAGATATGGAGCAATTTTACGAACTATGGCTCAAGagtcaaaaaaatgaaaaaagtgaagACATAGCCAGTCAGTCAAacaaggaaaatggaaaacaaattcaCATGCCAACAGATTATGCTGAAGTTACA GTGGACTTTCACTGCTGGATGTGTGGGAAAAACTGCAACAGTGAGAAGCAGTGGCAGGGCCACATCTCCTCCGAGAAGCACAAAGAGAAGGTTTTCCACACCGAGGACGACCAGTACTGCTGGCAGCACCGCTTCCCAACAGGCTATTTCAGTATTTGTGATAG GTATATGAATGGCACCTGCCCAGAAGGAAACAGCTGTAAATTTGCACATGGAAATGCCGAACTTCATGaatgggaagaaagaagagatgcCCTAAAGATGAAGCTCAACAAAGCACGAAAAGATCACTTAATTGGCCCAAATGATAATgactttggaaaatatagttttttgtttAAAGATTTAAACTAA